One Lentibacillus cibarius DNA window includes the following coding sequences:
- a CDS encoding NAD-dependent epimerase/dehydratase family protein, which produces MKRILVTGAQGQIGSELVTMLRDHYGTANVIGSDIRKGEAEEGPFEIVDVTDGKALYDAAAKHNVDTIMHLAALLSAKAEAKPKQAWDLNMGGLINALEVARERNLQFFTPSSIGAFGPSTPKKGTPQETIMRPTTMYGVNKVAGELLCDYYYYRFGVDTRGVRYPGLISYVTPPGGGTTDYAVEIYYEAVRNKKYTSYIAAGTYMDMMYMPDALHAIMKLMEADPDKLVYRNAYNISAISAAPEDFAKAIQKHIPDFELAYDVDPALQQIAESWPDSIDATAAAEEWGFEATYDIDTMTADMLEKIQTK; this is translated from the coding sequence ATGAAAAGAATACTCGTTACAGGAGCACAAGGCCAAATTGGTTCTGAGCTCGTCACCATGCTGCGTGACCATTATGGGACTGCCAACGTTATCGGATCTGACATTCGGAAAGGTGAAGCGGAAGAAGGTCCATTTGAAATCGTTGATGTGACCGATGGAAAAGCATTATATGACGCAGCGGCAAAACATAACGTCGATACAATTATGCATCTGGCCGCGCTGTTATCTGCCAAAGCCGAAGCCAAACCCAAGCAAGCGTGGGACCTGAATATGGGCGGGTTGATAAACGCGCTAGAAGTTGCCAGAGAACGTAACCTGCAATTTTTTACCCCAAGTTCCATCGGGGCATTCGGACCATCAACCCCGAAAAAAGGTACACCACAAGAAACAATCATGCGCCCAACGACCATGTATGGCGTGAATAAAGTAGCCGGTGAACTGCTGTGCGATTATTACTATTATCGTTTTGGCGTTGACACACGCGGAGTCCGGTATCCAGGACTGATTTCCTATGTAACTCCGCCCGGCGGAGGCACAACCGATTATGCCGTAGAAATTTATTACGAAGCTGTGCGTAATAAAAAATATACATCCTACATTGCCGCCGGTACGTATATGGATATGATGTACATGCCCGACGCACTGCATGCAATTATGAAGCTAATGGAAGCGGACCCGGACAAGCTTGTTTACCGCAATGCTTATAATATTTCGGCCATATCAGCAGCACCGGAAGACTTTGCAAAAGCGATTCAAAAACACATACCGGACTTTGAGTTAGCCTATGATGTAGACCCAGCGCTCCAGCAGATTGCCGAAAGCTGGCCGGACAGCATCGACGCCACCGCAGCAGCAGAAGAATGGGGCTTCGAAGCAACGTATGATATAGACACAATGACAGCAGATATGCTGGAAAAAATTCAAACGAAATAG